The nucleotide window CGCGCGCGGTGGTGGAGTCGCTGCGCGAGACGCGGGCCATGCTGAAGCTCACCGCAACGATGTGACGCGCCCGACGTGTCACATGGTCCCGTTTCGCTCCAATGCACGGCGGGCATTCGGGCACCGTGAATCAACCGTCCCCTGTGCGTCGGCGGCCCACAGCGCCGCCGACGCACAGGGGACGGTTGTTAGACATATCAACAAACGTTCGGTGTCGGACATTAGCTTGTCGGCAACCCGGCTCTTAACTCGTCGCGCTGCGGGGACTTTCTAAACCTTGCGGTTCTTGCAGCACGGCGCGTGAGGAATCGTACATCATTCCTCAGCGCTCAGACTCCGCTCGTTTCCTCACATTTCAGGGGACTCGCGTGAAAACCGTTCTGCTCCCGATCGGCGACGCGGCCGAGGTGCTCGACACCTATTACCCCCTGTTCCGGCTGCGCGAGGAGGGCTACACGGTCCTCGTCGCGGGTCCGGAGGTCCGGCCCTACCACCTCGTTTTGCACGAACGGCCCGACGGCTGGGACATCACCCAGGAGCGGCCCGGCTACACCCTTCAGGCCGATGTCGCGTTCCGGGACGTGAACCCGGACCAGCTCGCCGGCATGGTCATCACCGGCGGCCGGGCGCCGGAGTACCTCCGCTACGACGCCGACCTGCTGCGCATCACCCGCGCGCTGTTCGCCGCCAACAAGCCGGTCGCCAGCGTGTGCCACGGCATCGAGATCGTTGCGGCCGCCGACGTGATCCGCGGGCGCGAGGTGACAACCGTTGCCAAGTGCGCGCTGGACTGCACCTTCTCCGGGGGCGTGTACGTGAACCGCGAGGTGGTGGTGAGCGGGAACCTCGTGACGTGCCGCACCTGGCACGACAACCCGGCGTGGATGCGCGAGTACCTCAAGTTGCTCCGCGCCGCGCGGTGAAGGCGGCAAAGGTTCAGTGGGAAGGCGCGACGCACGCTCCGGCCGCAACTTCGCGGGATCGGCAAGCACGTCCGCCGCCGTGCTCCCGCGGGCGCATCACAAGGTCGGTCCGGCGGGCGTGGGCCGCGCACGGATGCGGCTGCTCCTGCCTCCCTCAACGCCCGCGCACGCGCACGGCGCGGGTCCGCAGGGGTAGCGATAACGACGCTTCGCCGCCACAATGGATACGGGTAATAACACCGACCGCTCCGCACCGGCGGTCACCGGACCGGGTTCCTACGACCACATGAACGAGACCGAATGGCTGACGGCCCGCGAGCCCTGGGGGATGATCGCGTTCATTCGCGAGAGCGCGAGCCGGCGGAAGTTACGGCTGTTCGCGTGCGCGTGCTGCCGTCAGGTGCTCAACCCGTTCGCCCCGCCCCTGGTAGAGCGAGCGGTCACGGCGGCCGAGATGTTCGCGGACGGCGAAGTCGGCCACTCGGCGCTGCTCCAGACGCGCGCCGTGGTGGCCCCGGCGAGTAACGCCGCCCGCCGCGCCAACGTCGGGAGCCGTGTGGGGTACTTGTGCCACCTGTGGGATGCGTGCCTGGCGGCGTGTTGGGACGGCTGGGAAGCGGACGCGGCGGACGACGCGGCGCTGGCAACCGCCCGAGCGGCGGCCGATGTGCCCTGGCCCGCGACCGGCACGCCGCCGGCGGATTTTTACGCCGAACTCGCGAATCAGGCCGACCTGCTCCGCGACATCTTCGGCAACCCGTTCACATCATGCGGGCTGGAGCCCGAGTGGCTCACCGACACCGTGATC belongs to Gemmata obscuriglobus and includes:
- a CDS encoding DJ-1/PfpI family protein, producing MKTVLLPIGDAAEVLDTYYPLFRLREEGYTVLVAGPEVRPYHLVLHERPDGWDITQERPGYTLQADVAFRDVNPDQLAGMVITGGRAPEYLRYDADLLRITRALFAANKPVASVCHGIEIVAAADVIRGREVTTVAKCALDCTFSGGVYVNREVVVSGNLVTCRTWHDNPAWMREYLKLLRAAR